The region GGAAGGGGTCAGAATCCACTAGGCTGAGCTCCCCAAGATACtgttgacaaaacatttttttaatacatgtTGAATTCAAAACCATTCACCGCCATGCAACACTACAGAACTCAGAAGTGTTGATTACCTTATTTCCAGCTCTTCCTTTAGCAAGCAATTGCCATTTCAATTCTTTGAACAGCCATCCATTTCCACtctgtttttttaatctagTATCTAACTCAAGGTATGTGGTCCAGATACAGACCATGACATTTTATGTGGCACGCTAACATCAAGGCATATGAGAGTCATATTTCTTTACTTTCCACAGATACTGCAAGCATTTGTTGCCAACCCCTCATTTAAAAACAACGAAAAACAGTTAGCTGAACAAACATCAATTGTACTAAGGCAAGTCCCACATTAACACAAGTTTAGAGTCATGACACTGAGCCAACTATCAATTCTTTCAGAACCTATTACACTATGCAGTCTGCTAAGTTTGAGATTTATGAAGCCAACAAACAAGGTAACTGCAGCACATGATATGCAGGCAGTCCTGTTGACTTTGGGTTGTCCCTTACATTGTGCACGGTTATATCTGTGACTGAGCACCAGCGAGTGGTGTTGCCGCTAGCTCGGGTAGTCAGTCTGCTTCAAGTGTGACCATACGGTTTGGCAGATTGTTTGAAAGAGACTACCACAAGTTTCTGTTCTTGCAAATTATTCGCTGCAGCAGTTGCTGTGTTCATCCTTGACTGTTGTGAGTCATTCCTGTTTAGCAGCATCAAACTTAGCGCATCTCTGGCTTCTACAGAGTTTTCCTTGCCAGCATGTCCAACTTAGTCTTTCTACATCAAATTGCGCATGCGCGTGCATCTGCAACAAGACATTGACTCGTCATCCGCGTTAAGATGAGATTTTCCTTTAACCTTTTGTCATCAAACTTTCCAAGTTAGCGTCTCGGGGGCCATTTATTTCTCACCATGGAGAGGCTCTCCACCTTCTTGCTGGCAGGGTGGTGCAGCAAGTACTGGGTGAGGAACTGGTTAATGGTGGGTGCCGCCAGATCAAAGGAGAGCACTTTGAGCACCAGCTGCTCCATCCTCAGCACCTGCTTCTTAGTGTAGGTGTCATCTGTGATGTAGACGAACTCCGACACCTCCGGAGGGTAAATCTCCTCGAATTTGCTGCAGCCGTTTGTGAGTGTAAAGCAACGTTACGGGGCGTCGATGGCGACTGAGAGTGTTGAAAGTCAACTTACGAGGCCAGCAGCATGGCGGCGGTGCCCACCAGCTGCAACTTGCCACGTAGCACCGACATGGACGATAGGAAGCGGTCGATGTAATTGACGGCCAGGTAGAGCGTCTCGTTCTGGAGCTTGTACTCTTCACCCACCTCGACCAGCCAGTCCACAAGGATGGCACGCATGCTGTTGGTGATATCAGGCTGCTTTTTCATGTAGCCCGACCGTGGTCGGCACTTAACCTGCAGGATGATTCAGCCACATTTAAAATGTGGCTCCCAAACCTTTGGGCAATTTACTCATTGTATGATTCAGAACTAATTCTGTTGAAAGGATAATTGACTGCCCATCACTGCCAGATATTATAGCATGCCATACGATGTCTCACCTCCATTTCCCGCAAGTATGCATGAATCTCTTCAGCGTATTCGGGCACCTCTCGGACACTGACAGTCTTCTCCTCGCCCTCGACCACAGACATGTCCATGGGAGAGTCTTCGGAAAAATATAGTCATTAGCTCATATtaggtttattaaaaaaaaaaaaaaaaaaaaaaaaaaaaaaaaaagggggggggggggggacctcaACAGTTTCAGTCAAGTCACTAACCAAAACTGATGTCCATAGCTGGTGGTGGGATGTCAAGTGCAGCCAGAGGTTGGCGCAGACTGGCGACTGCATGGTCAATCTTGAGTGGAGAGTCCTCTGCGAGCACCTCAACCTTTGCGGCGGCACCATCGCACGGCTTCTTGACAGGGTCTTTGGAAGGTTGGTCCACATGGATATGGAAAGGAGGTGGCTTGGTGACTTTGTTGATTTCTTCATTTTTACATGACTGCTGCTTTGGGGATTCCTGTGAGCACAATACAGTACAAGTACAGGGCTATTAATGACTTGTCCTATACAGTTAGGCATTGAAAAACTCCTAAACATCCCAAAACAAGTCTAACATTTCTTAATAATGTCATTGGGGAACTCCATGCAAAAAATCCGAAGATGATCCTTTAACCATTTAAGGGCAATTAGCAGCTAATCGTGCAATTTAAATGTGTGAAATAGCTCACAATGTTGCGCAAAGCTAAACATACTAATTTGATTTGCTATGCGGTTCAGATCATGTCATCTACAGACTTATGCTTGAGAGAGGGGAGGGTTAGGCTTAAGATTTATAATTATAACCTACTTTAAGACGGGTTATTTTTTtcgtttaataaataaaaaacaaaggcaTACTTTTAAAGCACACTTGgttagtttgtttttaaagtagCATGCTGCAAAGCGACTTTGTAAAGAATGGAAGTTAGAAAATGGCGGACTAAAGGGCCAAGGTACCACTGGGGCAATACATTGACACGCTTTGAAAAGGCACCATGCTAGAGTTAAACAGTCATTAATTTAATAATGTCATCTGTGTAACTGACAGTCGactcgtttctttttttaaatgggttAAATACAACATATCTAGCTTAGCATACGAGCTAACTAGCTGGTAAAAGGACCTACAGGCGGGTAGAGCTGCTGACCTGACCTGCTTATGAGCGCGCTGGTTGTGGGGTTTGGTCCTCTGGTTGTTCTGCAAGGCGCCCAGCACGGTCCTGGTGGCCGCGGGTTTGGGCGGTATGTTCTCCTGGTTTTCCGAGGCAACTCCCCGGGGCTTCAGCGAACCTCGCAGTCTTGCCAGCATGTTTTCTTGGTTGTGGACGTCGCTGGTTTGGCTACGGTTTGCGCCCGACATGCTTCGAGTTGGCCTCTATTGCACCCCTCAAATTAACAGTTGAGTGCTACAGTTTCTAAAATCCCTCTCTTTGCAACGATATCAAAGCGAAGCTAATGTTAGCTGAGACCTTGTGGAAGATAACAGCGCTCTTTCAACCAAAAGCCAAGTTAGCACTTGAAAGAGGAACGGAACACGTGGAGGGGGGAGCGACAAAACGGGCAAAGATTTTCAACAGATGCAGGACTTTTAGGGTGCCATTACTTCAAGTTCCACCAACCTTCAAGGCAAGCTGACCTGCCGCCCCGATGCTGCTTTCCGTTGCCACACTAACTCTATTGAATTTGCTGTTGCCTTTCTCTCATTCAAGCAGCCCGCGAGGATTGAAACTGACCAATCAGCAGCCGCTTATGCGGTGACGCTCCTTTGTCGACGGCAACCAAGCAGGGACATGTGAGATTGATTGCAAATTCTAAACCGGTTCGAAATTGAACGCAAGCGTTATTTATGTGGAGACTCCTGTTAATTTAAAATACTTAGACTGTATTGATTTCTCTTGAGGAATTGTATTTTTTCCTTCCATAGCCTTAGACAAATGTCGTCACTTTTGGCTTTAGAGATTATGGAGTTTATTTATGATTGCTACATTGTCTAATCAATTAAATCATGTCGCCTTTCCGGTATAAAATGATGATTAGGATTAAGATAAAGAGTATAATATGATGTGGATTAGggaaaggcaatttaaaggCCACGATTGTTCATGAGTGCTACTTGAGGGGATGGACACTAATGACACTCGACATTTTAAATGTCAATTATTAATATCAGTGCAAATATGTGCCCCATTTTTCATAATACATTGTTTAAAACTGTTGCACTGTTGCAATCCGACAAGAAAAGCTTGAGagcaacaaaataaacaacatagCCACAGCGATTGAAGcaaagcatatatatatatatatgcacacacacacacacacacacacacacacacacacacacacacacacacacacaccaatataTAAGCATTGGTCCCTGAGTAAGATTGcagtcccttggacaaaaccaggtGAAAATCCCTGGATTATAGTGTTATATAGCCTCAGTTTATAATTAGCAAAAAAAGTGAATTTTCCACGATATGTCTATAAGCAATGTGGTAATGgtcaaaatttcaaatttgacagttttattttgaaatagtgAATGGGTGGTCAAGAACTGGTCTGGTTGCGGGATAACGAGATTCCAGATTTTAATGGTATTTTTCAAATCAGGGCGCGTTGCAGTTATTAATGAAGATGAACACTAACTTCTCCAAACTCAACttcattattttaaatccaaaccaCCGATGTGCGTGCACTCGTTGGAGAGCTTTTATTATGAAGGTCCCCAAGCCGCTGACTTGACTTCGTCTTTCCGTGCGGAGGCTGGCCTTGGCCTCACCGCAGTGACATTTCATCTACTAAATATCTTGAGTTAAGGTATGCGAAAATGCACGTGTAGATATTTTGAATTAATTCGAATGACAACTGTCTTCAACTGGGATTGTAATTTATGAGAGTaaaatctgtccatccatccgttttggTAAAATTAAAATACGAAGATTTGCCATATTCTCGCGTGGTTTTGCATGGTTTCGATTGCTTTGCTCCACGCCCCTTTGAAACTGCCGGAGTTCATCGTCAGATACTTGGGGAGATGAGGTTGACGCGGAATTAATACAATcccaataaataataatcttGACTCGAAACGTTCCCGTCAAGATGAAGTAGTGGGATCCATGATAAGGTGAGTCCCCTAAAAAATGTCAGAACGTGTAGAAACGTCACTGATGTTGCTTGAGATGATTTGTTTATCTGCAGCGAGGACTGAAATGGAGGCTGGGGACGAGAGTTAAATGTCGTTGTTTGTGCTATTATGACATATTTGTCGAACATTCGCATCGAAACCAATTTTGATTATGATTCTGTTCACCGTCCAAATTAATTGACAGTATGAGAAAACGTATTTAGGTTATGCTAATGGACTGGTCTTGTGGAGTTtccaggaagaaagaaagaaagatccCCGGGGGGGAAATCCACACAAATTATTAGAAATCGTGATAAGACTTGAACATGTGAGTCGCAGGGGGATCTATCATATCCCCTCCCAAGGTTAAAGTgggcaggataaaaaaaaaatgtataattgatttTAGAATACAAAATTAAATGTAGGTTCTTAACTACGGAGGACCAAAATTGCCAAaatcaaaaatgaataaaagtgaagctagaaaattgcttttattttttatttgcttttcgCTTGGTTTTTATTTTGGCAGTTTTCTTCCTGCAATGCAGAAgtaaattttatttttggcCTTTGACCCAACACAAGATGGACATTGTTCTGTTGCTTCCTGCCTAGGTTGGTTGGATGAATGGTTCAAACAATTTCTTTCATTGTCCAGTGTGCAGGTTAAGATCCTTGCTTCATCATAGAAAGCAGATCATCTCCTATTATGGTGTGAATGCTGGGAACATGAAGCTTCCAAAACGCTGGGCAGCACACAGGTGAGGTGCAtgaaattatgttttcagaaaaaaaaaaatcatctaattgttttatttgtgaCAGGCTACTTCATATACAAATATGTGCCACTAAATAAATGATTCTAAGCTACATATTTTGAGATGACAAATTCAGAATGCTCTGTAGCACATGAATCCAATTTTGACTATATAAGCCGTCTAATGACTTCTTTGTAGactctttctgcgtagcgtcctgtactttgcgctatgcttactgtctgctgtatgcacactggctcagttttgctcctcttatttattgtgttatttgtttattatttattcatcactcatattatttatttattatttattatttattgtttgtgccttcttgtttttatttggtgtcgtctacttgtatgtctatcgtgtactatgtctctcAACAGTAATGTTGAATAAGACTAATGTTTATTTcctctgttttgtgtttgtctctgtgtccaGACGTGCATATCTATTGGCGGGAATTTTCTGTGTGCTCTGTCTGGTGATCGTTTCATCTCGGTCTGGTAAAGACGCACTTAAACCTCTGGATTGGCATGTCAGCCCCGAGTATAAAAAGGTGAGGATACATTGTTTTTCCTACTCTGTTTTCAAACAGATTTACTTTTATTTACATTAGAAGTAATGAGGGCAACACAATTTCAATGTGTCGCTATCAACGTCCGCCTTGTATGATATCAGACGCATCTCTCTAATTGAAACAGTCACTATCAATGCTGCGACTTTCTGCTTGTCCCATCAGGCGGTACCACCACAAGTAACTTGGATAATTTTGTTTGGAAAAACATGGGTTGGTTAAATAAGGAATGTTTAACCAACCCATGTTTTTACGTGGTCTTGGGACCTGTGTCCCAAGACCTTGTCTCTTGAGATTGTGCAAGTGTTCATCATGTGGTGGCTTCTCGTCATAATTATTTCGTGTTTGTCATTATGGTTGAAATATTTCATGTCACCTATGTTGCAGCTAGTGCaccaaaatgttttcaaagtaCTTGAGCGGCAATGTCACCGCGAAAGCACCAGGCAGGGGCTTTTGGCTCGACTACCGGCTTCCAGTCACATGACTCAGCCCTTCCTGTGGAAGGACACACCGCTTTCAAGCGACTTCTTCAAGTACCCACCCCCCTTTGGGTTCAGAGGTCTTCAGGCAAATGTAGCGGCTCTGCTCCAGCAGGTGATGTGTGTCCATAGATTGCAATACGTTCAGTCTGTATTCAGTCTTCAAATATTCCTTACTTGGATATCATCACTGTTTTATGATTAATTATTTCAAACAGCTCCTTGTATTTACTGCACCACTGATATCTGTGGTGAATGACTATGCAgctgtgtgtctgtttttttttttaaatattacttTATTTCCAAAGTTGCCAGAGTCCAACGAAGCACCCTCGTTCAAAAAGGCTCCTGATACATGTCAGCGCTGTGTGGTCATTGGAAATGGAGGGATTTTGAAAGGCATGGAGCTGGGTCCTTTCATTGATCGTTTTGACACCATTATAAGGTTAGTATACGTCCCAGAAAGAATATTCTATAAAAGTATTGTTTACATGGGCATTGTCTAGGCTGTAAGTCATTAAGGTTTATGAAATAATCATTTGCTTGAATTTTGAATTCAGATGAAGACTAAATTCATTTGATTGTCTTGAGCATTTCCTTTGCAATCATCCCTGAGTACATTTACGTGGACATTTTAGTCCACCACTCTAACTCAAAATTTGTGTTGTCCCAGTTCACACTCACGTAAAGGATATCAAATGACCAGTTGTTGTGTTTATTGAGCCCTCTGGATGGCACTCTGCTCACTGTATGGCTGAAAGAAcactgacttgccatttcttaagcCCCTTCTTTTGAACCAGCAGTGCCACCTGGATGAGTCCAAAAAATAcatctggttcatgaagcaaatttgaatctTAATTTTTCCATCGCCATTTTAAAaccaatacattttttaattgatttgttCCTCATGCAAGACCCTGACTCTTCCTTGTGTCTTGACTACGCCAGGTTGAACAGCGGTCCTCTCGGAGAGTATAGTGTTGACGTAGGGAATCGGACCAGCATCCGGATGAGCTATCCAGAAGGCACGCCCACTCACTGGGTTGACACAGACCCTCAAACAGTATTTGTAGCTGTTGTATATAAAGGCGTAGATGTCAGCTGGATCTCTGCAATGATTAACAAGCTCACTGTGGTGAGGActattggttttttttctctgtctgtCGGTCAGTCGCTCTGGCGTTCTATTTGATTAGGACCAACCTATTGTCTGTAGATGTACACGTTTTGCTACCAGCGGTTTTGTCTCCTAATGTTTGCAAATGACTCATCATATTTACTGGTTCTAATTCATTATTCATGACAGGAGTCAGTTCATGTTTCGTAAGACAGGTCTCACTTCTTGTGTGAAATGAAGGCGATTTCTTGTTCCATTCAAACTGAACCTTCACACAAGGTTTGGAGGTCCACAAAGACATTTTTGTGCAGTCTTAGATACTGTGGGCAATGTACTAATCGGTCTGTAATATGTCATGGAATGAGAGTCACTTTTGAGAACACGAGCAACAGCAGCTAATTTCCACATCAACGTTACAGCATCTGTGATGAAGAAACTAGAATATGACATGCGCTTTCTGTTGCAGCCATTGTGGGACTGGCTATTCTTCTGGCAGGATGTTGCAGAGGAAATCCCCCTTGAACCCAACAGGTTCAGACTCTTAAATCCACTCCTCATCAGAGAAACAGCGTTAGATTTACTAAAATTCTCCCCACCTACTACACGCTTGTGGGGCTGGGACCAGGTAAGACACTGCATAAAAGTGACACACCAATTATACAGTATAGcgctggatttcttttttttttgaaaggaagATTAAGACAAGGTGAAGACATCTTAATTAATTTTATGGTACTGTATACATATTAACGAGCCACGACAGCAGGGGTGTCTAAACTTTTTTCCTGCGGGGCCGCATGCagaaaatgaacatttattAACTTTCACATATTAAACATAATACCATCCAGTCAGTCAAGCAATTATACATAATAGTTACTTTGCTTCATCACGGCTTTCGCTTAAATGTGATAAGGCAAATTAATGGCAGGCCACAAATGGACCCCGGGCTGAAGTTTGGTCACCACTGTATTTTAGAAAGTGTCCTTGAGCGGATGTTATGTCTCTAAAACAGACAACAGAGATGAATGAAACAACTTTACTCGTCATTACCTATAAACTAGTTTTCCTGTTAATTAAAGATTAAATCTAGTGGAAATATACCCTACATACGGTATACTTTGGAATATTTTGATTTGAATATAGATAGATATACGTACTCGCTGAGTTGTATCAAATTTTCGAGAATTGCAATAGCCAAAGACATTTTCAATTTCAAAATACACGAATGCACAATGATATACATCTTAATCATTTCCTGAATATAAAGCAGCAGATCATCTCAACATTTTTTGTATTGTTGATAAATTCCCTAAGATCTTGCACACTTATAAAATTCTTGGAATGATATTTAGTGTTTGTTGTCTTGTTCTGCAGAATGTCCCCACCCTGGGCGTCTCTGCATTGGATTTAGCGAGTTTGTTATGTGACGAGGTGAGCCTCGCGGGCTTCGGCTACAACCTCTCCAACGAAAGGAGACCAATGCATTATTATGATCAGCTGCCTATGAGTTACATGGTGTGGCAGGGTATGCACAATGTGAATGAGGAGACCCAAGTCCTTAAAAGTCTCATCAAAGAGGGAACCATCACTGACCTGACAGGGGGTGTTCATTGCTCCTTCTGCCCTTGACTACCTTCAAATCTACAGTCTCCTACAGAAGTACGACTTGAACTTCAAGGTCAATTCTTTTGTCTATATACCAAAGATATTTAGGTTTTAgatcaaaaggtaaaaaatatgAGACAAAAGTTGACAATTCCTGATTTTGTTTAGTGGCATTCTAGATATAGTCATTCAAGAGAGAGCCCTTTTTCTTGAAAGCCATAGTAATTCAAGAGagagcactttttcttgaaAGCCACCCACTgttcaaatactttttttgggggggggggggggggtctgtatATACAGTACTGTCAAGCATTATCTTATAGAACAGTGCTGTGCATGGATAAATATTCGGAAACAGAAATACTAAATGGTTTgttgaaatattaaaaaaaaacgttatacAAGCAAGCATGGGAGAAACATTTAGTACATTTCTGAGAGTGCActgaaatgaacaaaaatatcaTTCCTTACTTTTCTGCTCCTTAGTTTACAGGAATTTTAACCATTTGATCAATTATAAAGTGAccaacgtctttttttttttttttcctgcatatAAAAGTGTTTTATTCCATATGAACACGAACACATTCCTTCATCATATATAGTACTGCTGGCTGCCTATATTTCAAATGTCATATCTGAAGACTAGAATATATTTGAATGTTATTCTATTTAATTTTAGGTTGTAATGAAATATTTGTCTATGGACCGGTATTTGTAATAAATATGAATAGTCGCTGTTTACCTTAACTAAaatgggggattttttttcacaaagtaTATATGCTTTGACGAAgtacaatatttttattgacACTGGACAAATCTGCGAAGCAGATTATAATGTGTAGCTACTGAAAAAGGTGAATTTGTGTTCACCTAAAAATCTGTTAATGAAAATCAAATTTAAAAGCAATCACTTGCTACCATGTGCAGTATGTGTATTTCTCAAAAACAGACATAACTTAGACATCACTACAAGCGTCAGATATTTtaccaggtttttttttgtgacataaTTTGCCAATTTGTCAAGTGACACATTTACGTTTCAAGAATCTTTCATAATAGTGCGTAAAAAGCTACAGTAGCTTATCACCTAAAATATGAATTTGTTAATGTATTCATTTCATGTGTTTTTGGGCTTTGACTATTTATAAATTTCGAAAAGATGGCTAGTTTGTGTGCGCACGTTGATAAAATCAAAGCTACCACAAAGCCAAATAGTAGCCTTGTTCTAGTCAGATCAGAAAATGTCCTTGGTCTCAGAAATACCTAGATAAGCATGGAAATAGACTTAGTCCCTTACATGCACTGATTACAATCTATTAATGATGATATGTCTcaaactgttttttgttttttttagcacgTTCTACACTGTCTGTTCtttttatctaaataaatacatcTAACATGGGAATAAACTTTGGGAAtgaattttgctttttttaaatttaattttaggTAAGTGAACAttgcttgttttgttaaaaaaggCCAAATTACACAGGAACCTAGggcctattaaaaaaaacaaccagtgCTATGTTTGTCTGGAATGTACCGTATCAGAGGTTGGCCCAAATTTGTCAATCGCCACACTGTCCCTTGATGTGCGTCCCTATGAAACAATCAGCAGGAGATGATTGGCCTCTTCCACAGAAAGCAGAAATGTCTGTTGCAATGACTAGGAGTCAGTTTGAGTCCATATCCACTTTTGTCCCGGACTTGGCCCTGGCAAGGATCATCATGTTCCTTGTGATAATGCCTTTGATAAGGTTGCTGAAACTTTGAACCAGTTCATCTAAACACTGATCTGATTACCCTGAAAGAAAATCAAACTACATTCAAAATTCCTACGTCAAGTACGACTGAAGTTCTTTTCCTTTTGGAGTCAAAACTGTCCAGTGAAAAATTTAAGACTAGACTAAATTGGTCATAAGTGTGGatttgagtgtgaatggttgcttGTCAATTTGTGCTCTGTGGTTGACTGCCATCCAGCTGAGGGTGTACTTtgttcaaagtcagctgggtTGGGCCTGATCAGCTCACTGACAACCCTAATGTGGACAAGAAAGAAATTGTGCCAACTATTTCACATAAAAACACGAAACAAGCATGGACCACGTTTCAAGGCAGAACGTGTCCTAAATTGGGTAGTAATCTCTTCTATGACCCACTACGGGCACACTGGCTGTGGACCACTCAG is a window of Syngnathus typhle isolate RoL2023-S1 ecotype Sweden linkage group LG1, RoL_Styp_1.0, whole genome shotgun sequence DNA encoding:
- the LOC133161035 gene encoding cyclin-A2-like produces the protein MSGANRSQTSDVHNQENMLARLRGSLKPRGVASENQENIPPKPAATRTVLGALQNNQRTKPHNQRAHKQESPKQQSCKNEEINKVTKPPPFHIHVDQPSKDPVKKPCDGAAAKVEVLAEDSPLKIDHAVASLRQPLAALDIPPPAMDISFDSPMDMSVVEGEEKTVSVREVPEYAEEIHAYLREMEVKCRPRSGYMKKQPDITNSMRAILVDWLVEVGEEYKLQNETLYLAVNYIDRFLSSMSVLRGKLQLVGTAAMLLASKFEEIYPPEVSEFVYITDDTYTKKQVLRMEQLVLKVLSFDLAAPTINQFLTQYLLHHPASKKVESLSMYLGELSLVDSDPFLKYLPSQTAAAAYILANNTIAGASWPKSLVEKTGYTLENLRPCVDDLHQMYLNAPQHAQQSIREKYKTSKHHEVSVIEPPATLQFD
- the LOC133157840 gene encoding lactosylceramide alpha-2,3-sialyltransferase-like is translated as MKLPKRWAAHRRAYLLAGIFCVLCLVIVSSRSGKDALKPLDWHVSPEYKKLVHQNVFKVLERQCHRESTRQGLLARLPASSHMTQPFLWKDTPLSSDFFKYPPPFGFRGLQANVAALLQQLPESNEAPSFKKAPDTCQRCVVIGNGGILKGMELGPFIDRFDTIIRLNSGPLGEYSVDVGNRTSIRMSYPEGTPTHWVDTDPQTVFVAVVYKGVDVSWISAMINKLTVPLWDWLFFWQDVAEEIPLEPNRFRLLNPLLIRETALDLLKFSPPTTRLWGWDQNVPTLGVSALDLASLLCDEVSLAGFGYNLSNERRPMHYYDQLPMSYMVWQGMHNVNEETQVLKSLIKEGTITDLTGGVHCSFCP